The Acyrthosiphon pisum isolate AL4f unplaced genomic scaffold, pea_aphid_22Mar2018_4r6ur Scaffold_21107;HRSCAF=23048, whole genome shotgun sequence genome window below encodes:
- the LOC115034796 gene encoding death-associated inhibitor of apoptosis 1-like, giving the protein MNLLKCTVDSRSLVRLVRENSDPEYPQYTSFLSRLKTFDSHSPRSCQDKYSLAECGFTYTGSDDLVQCHYCGLLFGQWEENDEVWQQHAMHNPKCVFVLLYKGMEFIENVKNELNNKRSNNDGLRDCSCKSEPYIIGNNHDNSNSRTHLCKSEWYDFVG; this is encoded by the coding sequence atgaatttattaaaatgtaccgtCGATTCCCGATCACTAGTGCGTTTGGTACGTGAGAACTCGGATCCTGAATATCCTCAGTATACAAGCTTTTTATCGAGGCTGAAAACATTCGATTCACACTCGCCTCGTTCGTGTCAAGATAAATATTCACTGGCCGAATGCGGTTTCACTTATACCGGGTCGGACGACTTGGTTCAATGTCACTACTGCGGCTTATTGTTTGGGCAATGGGAGGAAAATGATGAAGTGTGGCAGCAACACGCCATGCACAACCCCAAATGtgtattcgtattattatataaaggcatggaatttattgaaaatgtaaaaaatgaactTAATAACAAGCGTAGTAATAATGACGGCCTTCGAGACTGTAGTTGTAAATCAGAACCgtatattattggtaataatCACGATAATAGTAATAGTCGAACCCATTTATGTAAATCTGAATGGTACGATTTTGTCGGGTGA
- the LOC115034795 gene encoding E3 ubiquitin-protein ligase XIAP-like: MNLLKCTVDSRSLVRLVRENSDPEYPQYTSFLSRLKTFDSHSPRSCQDKYSLATSGFTYTGSDDLVQCHYCGLLLGQWEENDEVWQQHAMHNPKCVFVLLYKGMEFIENVKNELNNKRSNNDGLRDCSCKSEPYDVGNNHDNSNSRTHLCKSESYDFVG, encoded by the coding sequence atgaatttattaaaatgtaccgtCGATTCCCGATCACTAGTGCGTTTGGTACGTGAGAACTCGGATCCTGAATATCCTCAGTATACAAGCTTTTTATCGAGGCTGAAAACATTCGATTCACATTCGCCTCGATCTTGTCAAGATAAATATTCACTGGCCACCAGCGGATTCACTTATACCGGGTCGGACGACTTGGTTCAATGTCACTACTGCGGCTTATTGTTGGGGCAATGGGAGGAAAATGATGAAGTGTGGCAGCAACACGCCATGCACAACCCCAAATGtgtattcgtattattatataaaggcatggaatttattgaaaatgtaaaaaatgaactTAATAACAAGCGTAGTAATAATGACGGCCTTCGAGACTGTAGTTGTAAATCAGAACCATATGATGTTGGTAATAATCACGATAATAGTAATAGTCGAACCCATTTATGTAAATCTGAATCGTACGATTTTGTCGGGTGA